A stretch of the Dyella telluris genome encodes the following:
- a CDS encoding GH92 family glycosyl hydrolase gives MSVVPGPGKEESLTSRPGVGFTGVRTLRYDADAVSEQRERRATLYRLKQPVTASTRLSYVVLPADASGKASGNAQYVAVDLLFTDGTRLSSLKAMDQHRVLASAAAQGDSRVLHDNQWNALDIDVGAVAHGKTVAAIELVEDAPKGAEAFHGYIDDLRLADVAQASADAAPNTYVDTRRGSNANAHFSRGNNFPAVALPHGFNFWTPTTQAGSDWIYQYQDRNGADNHPRIQAFALSHEPSPWMGDRQTFQVMPAAAATGAPSLDRDARSLPFTHDHEIARADLYQVTFDNGITTAMTPTDHAAMMRFTFKGDRSQLVFDNRNDKGGVELDAAHGSISGYSDVASHLSTGATRLFFYATFDRPVTESGRLTGQGRDNVAAWFGFDTHADKTVTMRMATSLISLEQAKRNLAQEISSDDTFDSVQKRAAQQWNQLLGRIEIPGASARDKVTLYSNLYRLFLYPNEAYENVGTAEHPDYRYASPFSAATGASTPTQTGARVLAGKPYVNNGLWDTYRTAWPAYALLTPKQAGEMIDGFVQQYRDGGWIARWSSPGYADLMVGTSSDVAFADAWNKGIRNFDVRSFYQAALKDATVVSDVPGAGRKGIERSVFHGYVDNSTDEGLSWSMAGYLNDFGISELAQTLAGDHEAGDPYAAHYADDARYFRSRSLGYTNLFNADAGFFIGRKPDGSWRIDAAQFDPKAWGGDYTETNAWNMSFDGVHDGQGLANLYGGTEGLAKKLDAFFGAGTAFNVGAYGGIIHEMLEARDVRMGQYGHSNQPSHHILYMYDLAGQPWKTQDKVRDALSRLYVGSEIGQGYPGDEDNGEMSAWWVFSAAGFYPLRMGTPTYAIGAPYFPHMIIHLENGKTIDIRAPEVSDRNRYIQGVTLNGKAYDRSWLAHADLANGAVLDFRMGEKPSAWGSAEGEARLPSITTGNAAPAPLRDFADSDGAQVKVPGDAAAGRALSDNTSDTEATLRGSEATVQLDLKQPKQVALYTLTSSAQAGHDPKAWTFEGSSDGVHWVALDTRHDEAFPWRRQTRAFAVAHPGSYAHYRWRAEGAGASKGVALSEVEWLGQP, from the coding sequence ATGAGCGTGGTACCCGGCCCCGGCAAGGAGGAATCCCTCACCTCCCGGCCGGGCGTCGGTTTTACCGGCGTCCGTACCCTTCGTTATGACGCCGATGCCGTGAGTGAGCAGCGCGAGCGCCGCGCCACGCTCTATCGGCTGAAGCAGCCGGTCACGGCATCCACGCGTCTCTCCTACGTGGTGCTTCCCGCCGATGCCTCCGGCAAGGCGAGCGGCAATGCGCAGTATGTGGCCGTGGATCTGCTGTTCACCGACGGCACGCGGCTTTCTTCGCTCAAGGCCATGGACCAGCACCGTGTGCTCGCCAGCGCAGCCGCACAGGGCGATTCGCGCGTGCTGCACGACAACCAGTGGAATGCCCTGGATATCGACGTGGGCGCGGTAGCCCATGGCAAGACGGTGGCGGCCATCGAACTGGTCGAGGACGCGCCCAAGGGCGCCGAAGCCTTCCACGGCTATATCGATGACCTGCGTCTTGCCGATGTCGCGCAGGCCAGCGCAGACGCCGCGCCGAACACCTATGTCGACACGCGCCGCGGCAGCAATGCCAACGCGCACTTTTCGCGTGGCAACAACTTTCCGGCGGTCGCGCTGCCGCATGGCTTCAATTTCTGGACGCCGACCACGCAGGCCGGCTCCGACTGGATTTATCAGTACCAGGATCGCAACGGCGCGGATAACCACCCGCGCATCCAGGCGTTTGCGCTGAGCCACGAACCCAGCCCGTGGATGGGTGACCGCCAGACGTTCCAGGTGATGCCGGCCGCCGCGGCCACCGGCGCGCCGTCGCTGGATCGCGATGCGCGCTCGCTGCCATTTACGCACGACCACGAAATCGCGCGTGCCGACCTGTATCAGGTCACCTTCGACAACGGCATCACCACGGCCATGACGCCGACCGACCATGCCGCGATGATGCGCTTTACCTTCAAGGGTGACCGCTCGCAGCTGGTGTTCGACAACCGCAACGACAAGGGCGGCGTCGAGCTGGACGCGGCGCACGGCAGCATCAGTGGCTATTCCGATGTAGCCAGCCACCTTTCGACCGGCGCGACGCGCCTGTTCTTCTATGCCACGTTCGATCGACCCGTTACCGAAAGCGGACGCCTGACAGGGCAGGGGCGTGACAACGTCGCCGCCTGGTTCGGTTTCGATACGCACGCCGACAAGACCGTGACCATGCGCATGGCCACCTCGCTGATCAGCCTGGAACAGGCCAAGCGCAATCTGGCGCAGGAGATCAGCAGCGACGACACCTTCGACAGCGTGCAGAAGCGGGCAGCGCAGCAGTGGAACCAGTTGCTGGGTCGTATCGAGATTCCCGGTGCCAGCGCCCGCGACAAGGTCACGCTGTACTCCAACCTCTATCGCCTGTTCCTGTATCCGAACGAGGCGTACGAGAACGTCGGCACGGCTGAGCATCCCGACTATCGCTATGCCAGCCCGTTCTCGGCGGCAACCGGCGCCAGCACACCCACGCAGACCGGCGCGCGCGTGCTTGCCGGCAAGCCCTACGTGAACAACGGCCTGTGGGACACCTACCGCACCGCCTGGCCGGCGTATGCCTTGCTGACGCCAAAGCAGGCGGGCGAGATGATCGACGGCTTCGTGCAGCAGTACCGCGATGGCGGCTGGATCGCGCGATGGTCTTCACCGGGCTATGCCGACCTGATGGTGGGCACCAGTTCGGATGTTGCGTTTGCCGATGCCTGGAACAAAGGCATCCGCAACTTCGACGTGCGCTCGTTCTACCAGGCGGCCCTGAAGGATGCGACCGTGGTCAGCGATGTGCCGGGTGCCGGGCGCAAGGGCATCGAGCGTTCGGTGTTCCACGGTTACGTCGACAACAGCACCGACGAAGGCCTGTCGTGGTCCATGGCCGGTTACCTCAACGACTTCGGCATCAGCGAGCTGGCGCAGACGCTGGCTGGCGATCATGAAGCGGGCGACCCTTATGCCGCCCACTACGCAGACGACGCCCGGTACTTCCGCAGCCGTTCGCTGGGCTACACCAACCTGTTCAATGCGGACGCGGGCTTCTTCATCGGCCGCAAGCCCGATGGCTCGTGGCGCATCGATGCGGCGCAGTTCGATCCGAAAGCCTGGGGCGGTGACTACACCGAGACCAATGCATGGAACATGAGCTTCGACGGCGTGCATGACGGGCAGGGCTTGGCCAATCTCTACGGCGGCACCGAAGGGCTGGCGAAGAAGCTTGATGCGTTCTTCGGTGCCGGCACGGCATTCAACGTGGGTGCCTACGGCGGCATCATTCACGAAATGCTCGAGGCGCGTGACGTACGCATGGGCCAGTACGGCCACAGCAACCAGCCGTCCCACCACATCCTCTACATGTACGACCTGGCCGGCCAGCCGTGGAAGACGCAGGACAAGGTGCGCGATGCCTTGTCGCGTCTCTACGTGGGCAGTGAAATCGGGCAGGGCTACCCGGGCGACGAAGACAACGGCGAGATGTCCGCGTGGTGGGTATTCAGTGCCGCCGGTTTCTATCCGCTGCGCATGGGTACGCCTACATACGCCATCGGCGCGCCGTACTTTCCGCACATGATCATCCATCTGGAGAACGGCAAGACCATCGACATCCGCGCACCGGAAGTGAGCGATCGCAACCGCTACATCCAGGGCGTGACGCTCAATGGCAAGGCGTACGACCGGAGCTGGCTGGCCCACGCCGATCTCGCCAACGGCGCCGTGCTCGATTTCCGCATGGGCGAGAAGCCGTCCGCATGGGGCAGCGCCGAAGGTGAGGCAAGACTGCCTTCGATCACCACCGGGAATGCCGCGCCCGCACCCTTGCGTGACTTCGCCGATAGCGATGGCGCTCAGGTAAAGGTTCCCGGCGATGCTGCCGCTGGCCGTGCACTTAGCGACAACACCTCCGATACCGAGGCGACCTTGCGTGGTTCCGAGGCGACGGTGCAGCTGGATCTGAAGCAGCCCAAACAGGTGGCCCTGTATACGCTCACCTCGTCGGCACAGGCGGGGCACGATCCCAAGGCGTGGACGTTCGAGGGTTCAAGCGATGGCGTGCACTGGGTGGCGCTCGATACACGGCATGACGAGGCCTTCCCCTGGCGCCGACAGACCCGCGCGTTTGCGGTGGCACACCCGGGAAGCTACGCCCATTACCGGTGGCGTGCAGAAGGTGCCGGTGCTTCGAAGGGTGTCGCGTTGTCCGAGGTGGAGTGGCTGGGGCAGCCGTGA